A single region of the Eremothecium gossypii ATCC 10895 chromosome V, complete sequence genome encodes:
- the CHC1 gene encoding clathrin heavy chain (Syntenic homolog of Saccharomyces cerevisiae YGL206C (CHC1)) has protein sequence MDDIPIEFTELVDLTAVGIAPQSLDFRSTTFESDHYVTVRETRDGTNSVAIVELLNGNHVTRKNMGGDSAIMHPRQKVISVRANGTIVQIFNLETKQKLKSFQLDEPVIFWSWLNDEVLGFVTANSLLTCRAFDGEVAQPPARLTARNANLKNTQVINFVANRALDWFAVVGITQENGRIAGKIQLFSKARNISQAIDGHVATFASLMLDGNPQPVQVFVTGNRNATTGVGELRIIEIDHAAACPVQYQKKTVDIFFPPDATNDFPLAVQVSENYGVIYILTKYGFIHLYELETGSNLFVNRITAESVFTATHYNDRNGIACINKKGQVLAVEIDKAHIVPYVLNQLSNVSLALTIASRGNLPGADDLFHKQFSSLLEKGDYQAAAKVAASSEQLRTQATINKLKNIQAPPGAVSPILLYFSTLLDKGKLNKHETIELAKPVLQQDRKPLFEKWLKEDKLECSEELGDVVHPFDTTLALACYVRSGSHQKVISCLAELQQFDKILPYAEKVGFQPNFVVLISNLLRTSPDKASEFAISLLQSPQSADKLEVEKVADMFFSQNHIQQGTSFLLDALKGDSPDQGHLQTRVLEINLKHAPQVADAILGNNLFSHFDRPLIATLCEKAGLYQRALEHYTDIKDIKRCITHTSVLPVDWLVSYFGKLNIQQSLACLRALMDADLSGNMSIVTQVATKFSDLIGSDVLVKLFEEYKATEGLYYYLSSIVNYTDDKDLVFKYIKAAVRTGQFQEVQRIVRDSNTYDPEKVKNFLKDADIPDQLPLVIVCDKFNFVHDLVLYLYKTKNTKFIEVYIQQVNPAKTPQVVAALLDVNCDERVIQDLLQSVAGQYPVGELTEEVEKRNRLKILLPILEQTLQSGTQDQAVYNALAKIYIDSNNSPEKFLKENNQYDTLNVGRYCEKRDPYLAYMAYDKGDNDEDLVRITNENTMYKYQARYLLKRSDLDLWAAVLDEDNIHRRQLIEAVIGVGIPELTDPEPVSITVQAFMSAGLKLELIELLEKIILEPSPFTENQALQGLLMLSSIRYDSSKVLGLIEKLDHFDADEIAPLCLESGLNEEAFAIYDKNEMHDKALQVLVENMMSLERAETYVEKVDKPVLWSQLGSAQLNSSQISAAIDSYIKAQDPSNYENVINTTLEFEKYEELIPYLTMARQSLKEPKIDGALILAYAKLEKLNEIENLLNSNNVADLEDVGDQLSEQKNYKAAKLCYASISNYSKLATTLVHLKDYQAAVDTARKASNIRVWGQVNNACVDNKEFRLAQICGLNLIVHAEELKELVDKYESNGYFEELISLFEAGLGLERAHMGMFTELAILYTKYEPAKTFEHLKLFWSRINIPKVIAATEQAHLWPELIFLYAHYDEWDNAALTVIEKSADSFDHSYFKEIVVKVSNLEIYYKAINFYVKEHPSLLIDLLAVLTPRLDIPRTIKIFAKSDNLPLIKPFLINVLPKNNSVVNQAYHELMIEEEDYKALQSATQSYDKFDQLALAARLEKHELIFFKKIAAQLYRRNKKWSKSLSILTENKLWKDAIETVVISQDSHVAEDLLNYFLESDNKEAFVALLYSAYNLIRYDYVLEAAWLKGWETLIKPYEISIKKEQFDKIQKLSDTLATMDLSEKGAKEGQPLLLTNGAAGFNF, from the coding sequence ATGGACGACATCCCAATTGAGTTTACCGAGCTGGTGGACTTGACCGCGGTGGGGATCGCGCCGCAGTCGCTGGACTTCAGGTCCACGACGTTCGAGAGCGACCACTACGTGACGGTGCGCGAGACACGCGATGGGACGAACTCGGTGGCGATcgtggagctgctgaacGGGAACCACGTGACGCGCAAGAACATGGGCGGCGACTCGGCCATCATGCATCCGCGGCAGAAGGTGATCTCCGTGCGCGCCAACGGGACCATCGTGCAGATCTTCAACCTGGAGACAAAGCAGAAGCTGAAGTCGTTCCAGCTTGATGAGCCGGTGATCTTCTGGAGCTGGCTGAATGACGAGGTGCTGGGGTTCGTGACGGCGAACTCCCTGCTCACGTGCCGGGCGTTTGACGGCGAGGTggcgcagccgccggcgcggctGACGGCGCGCAACGCGAACCTCAAGAACACTCAGGTGATTAACTTTGTGGCGAACCGTGCGCTGGACTGGTTTGCGGTGGTGGGCATCACGCAGGAGAACGGGCGCATTGCGGGCAAAATCCAGCTATTTTCTAAGGCGCGCAACATCTCGCAGGCGATCGACGGGCACGTCGCGACGTTCGCGTCGCTGATGCTGGACGGCAACCCGCAGCCGGTCCAGGTGTTCGTGACCGGTAACCGCAATGCGACGACAGGCGTGGGCGAGCTCCGCATCATCGAAATTGATCACGCGGCAGCGTGTCCCGTGCAGTACCAGAAGAAGACTGTGGACATTTTCTTTCCTCCGGACGCCACCAACGACTTCCCGCTGGCAGTGCAGGTCTCCGAAAATTATGGCGTGATCTACATCCTAACTAAATACGGGTTCATTCACCTTTACGAGCTTGAGACGGGCTCGAATCTATTTGTGAACCGCATTACGGCCGAGTCGGTCTTCACTGCGACTCATTACAATGATCGCAACGGCATTGCCTGCATCAACAAGAAGGGTCAGGTGTTAGCGGTTGAAATTGATAAAGCCCACATTGTTCCGTATGTTCTAAATCAGTTGTCCAATGTCTCCCTTGCCCTGACAATTGCCTCGCGTGGTAATTTGCCGGGTGCAGATGACTTATTCCACAAGCAATTTAGTAGTCTGCTGGAAAAGGGCGACTACCAAGCCGCAGCGAAGGTGGCCGCATCGTcggagcagctgcgcacACAGGCAACGATTAACAAGTTGAAAAACATTCAGGCCCCTCCAGGCGCAGTGTCACCTATTTTGTTATACTTTTCAACTCTTCTTGATAAGGGAAAACTTAACAAGCACGAAACTATTGAGCTTGCCAAGCCTGTCTTGCAGCAAGATAGAAAGCCTCTATTTGAGAAATGGTTGAAGGAAGATAAATTGGAATGTTCGGAGGAGCTGGGTGATGTAGTTCATCCTTTCGATACCACCTTAGCCCTCGCTTGTTATGTGAGATCTGGATCTCACCAGAAAGTTATTTCATGTCTAGCAGAGTTGCAGCAATTCGATAAGATCCTCCCATATGCAGAGAAGGTTGGGTTTCAGCCTAACTTTGTCGTGTTGATATCGAATCTACTACGGACTTCTCCAGACAAGGCATCGGAGTTTGCAATCAGTCTATTGCAATCACCACAAAGCGCCGACAAACTAGAAGTAGAGAAGGTTGCTGATATGTTCTTTTCGCAAAACCACATACAACAGGGTACCTCCTTCCTTTTGGATGCTCTAAAGGGTGACAGTCCTGATCAGGGCCATCTTCAGACTCGTGTTCTCGAAATAAACTTGAAACACGCACCGCAGGTGGCAGATGCAATTTTGGGCAACAACCTGTTTAGCCACTTTGACAGGCCACTCATCGCCACTCTGTGTGAAAAGGCTGGTTTGTACCAAAGGGCTTTAGAACACTATACTGACATTAAGGATATTAAGAGGTGCATTACACACACCTCTGTCCTTCCAGTAGACTGGTTGGTGTCTTACTTTGGGAAGCTAAACATCCAGCAGTCTTTGGCTTGTCTAAGGGCGCTGATGGATGCTGATTTGTCAGGCAATATGTCTATTGTAACACAGGTTGCAACCAAGTTTTCTGATCTCATTGGTAGTGATGTTTTGGTTAAGTTATTCGAGGAGTACAAGGCTACCGAGGGCCTTTACTATTATTTGTCTTCGATTGTTAACTACACTGATGACAAAGATTTGGTATTTAAGTACATTAAGGCAGCCGTGAGAACAGGCCAATTCCAAGAAGTCCAAAGAATTGTTAGAGACTCTAACACGTATGACCCAGAGAAGGTAAAGAACTTCTTGAAGGATGCTGATATTCCTGATCAATTGCCGTTGGTTATCGTGTGTGATAAGTTCAACTTCGTTCACGACTTGGTCCTATACCTATACAAGACCAAAAACACCAAGTTTATTGAAGTTTATATCCAACAAGTGAATCCTGCAAAAACTCCTCAGGTTGTGGCTGCTTTGCTTGATGTTAACTGTGATGAACGGGTCATCCAAGATCTGCTACAAAGTGTTGCAGGTCAATACCCAGTTGGTGAATTGACCGAAGAAGTTGAAAAACGTAATAGGTTAAAGATCCTATTGCCAATACTAGAGCAGACATTGCAAAGTGGGACCCAAGACCAAGCTGTCTACAATGCGTTGGCGAAGATTTACATCGACTCGAATAATTCTCCAGAGAAGTTTTTGAAGGAGAACAACCAGTATGATACCTTGAACGTTGGGCGTTACTGTGAAAAGCGTGATCCATACCTGGCATACATGGCGTATGATAAGGGTGATAATGATGAGGATTTGGTAAGAATAACCAATGAGAATACTATGTACAAGTACCAAGCCAGGTATTTGTTAAAACGTTCTGACTTGGACTTATGGGCGGCCGTGTTAGACGAAGATAATATTCACAGGCGTCAACTAATCGAGGCAGTGATTGGCGTTggcatcccagaactgaCAGACCCAGAACCCGTTTCGATCACCGTGCAAGCGTTCATGTCGGCTGGTTTGAAGCTTGAACTAATTGAACTCCTTGAGAAGATTATTTTGGAACCCTCGCCTTTTACCGAGAACCAAGCTTTGCAAGGTCTATTGATGCTTTCTTCGATTAGATATGATTCCTCTAAAGTATTGGGCTTAATTGAAAAACTTGACCATTTTGATGCTGATGAGATTGCACCATTGTGCTTGGAATCAGGTTTGAATGAAGAAGCATTTGCGATATACGATAAGAATGAGATGCATGACAAAGCCTTGCAAGTTTTAGTGGAAAATATGATGTCTCTAGAGAGGGCTGAAACCTATGTGGAAAAGGTTGACAAGCCCGTTCTATGGTCGCAATTGGGGTCTGCTCAGTTGAATAGTTCCCAGATTAGCGCCGCAATTGACTCTTATATCAAAGCGCAAGATCCATCGAACTATGAGAATGTCATTAATACGACCCTGGAATTTGAGAAGTATGAGGAGTTAATCCCATATTTGACAATGGCGAGACAATCCTTGAAAGAACCAAAAATTGATGGGGCACTTATCCTAGCATACGCAAAACTTGAAAAACTAAACGAAATTGAGAATTTGCTCAATTCCAATAATGTTGCAGATCTGGAGGACGTTGGTGACCAGCTATCTGAGCAGAAAAACTACAAGGCAGCCAAGTTGTGCTATGCATCGATTTCTAACTATTCGAAGTTAGCAACAACCTTGGTTCACCTCAAAGATTATCAAGCCGCAGTTGACACCGCTCGTAAGGCTTCTAACATCAGAGTTTGGGGGCAGGTCAACAACGCATGTGTTGACAACAAAGAGTTCAGACTGGCACAAATTTGTGGGCTGAACTTGATTGTACATGCTGAAGAGTTGAAGGAACTTGTAGACAAGTACGAAAGTAATGGATACTTTGAGGAACTTATCTCTTTATTCGAGGCCGGATTAGGTTTGGAAAGAGCACATATGGGCATGTTCACCGAACTGGCAATCTTGTACACAAAATACGAACCGGCCAAGACCTTTGAACACTTGAAACTCTTCTGGTCGCGGATCAACATTCCAAAAGTGATCGCGGCtactgaacaagcccacTTATGGCCAGAACTAATATTTTTGTACGCGCATTATGACGAATGGGACAACGCTGCGTTAACAGTGATCGAGAAATCAGCCGATTCATTCGACCACTCGTACTTCAAGGAGATTGTCGTTAAGGTTTCTAACTTGGAAATCTATTACAAGGCGATTAACTTTTATGTCAAGGAACACCCATCGTTGTTGATTGATCTGTTGGCAGTTTTAACGCCAAGGCTCGATATTCCTAGAACAATTAAGATCTTTGCGAAGTCTGACAACTTGCCTTTGATTAAGCCATTTTTAATTAATGTTCTACCGAAGAACAACAGTGTCGTTAACCAAGCTTATCATGAGTTGATGATTGAAGAGGAAGACTACAAGGCTCTCCAAAGTGCTACTCAATCTTATGACAAGTTCGACCAGTTAGCTCTTGCAGCACGCCTGGAAAAACATGAATTGATTTTCTTCAAAAAAATAGCGGCACAGCTGTACCGTAGGAACAAGAAATGGTCAAAGAGTTTATCAATTTTAACAGAAAACAAGCTCTGGAAAGACGCTATCGAAACAGTGGTCATTTCCCAGGATTCTCACGTTGCAGAAGATCTTTTGAATTACTTCTTGGAGTCGGACAACAAAGAGGCTTTTGTCGCCCTGTTATACTCTGCCTACAATTTGATTAGATACGACTACGTCTTGGAAGCCGCATGGCTCAAAGGTTGGGAAACTCTGATCAAGCCATATGAGATATCTATCAAAAAGGAACAATTTGACAAGATACAGAAGTTGTCAGACACGCTAGCTACGATGGACCTTTCTGAGAAGGGTGCTAAAGAAGGTCAGCCACTTCTACTCACCAATGGTGCGGCGGGTTTCAACTTTTAA
- the POX1 gene encoding acyl-CoA oxidase (Syntenic homolog of Saccharomyces cerevisiae YGL205W (POX1)) yields MTKASVVDQSAPAYAPKRLLAEARAASKVNIEQVFAFLEGSPEKAALTNELLAEFAADPAITQGPEYYDLTKAEQREQTVKKIARLALYLENDIKLARKQHHKDVVRDLQSPDAPMVTMSDMERFEKRSTLVALIDPQLATRLGVNLSLFGNAVRGNGTDEQIKYWLQERGLIFVKGIYGCFAMTELGHGSNVANLQTRATYDPASDSFVIQTPDLVATKWWIGGAAHSATHSTVYARLIVEGKDYGVKVFVVPLRNPKTMELLAGISIGDIGSKMGRDGIDNGWIQFNNVRIPREYMLSRFTKVIPGNPPKVEMEPLLDSISGYAALLSGRVSMVLDSYRFGARFSTIATRYAFGRQQFGDPTNETQLIEYPLHQFRVLPQLAIIYMMAPGAMKLMDTYNSCLGELYGAGDDKKKLTTVSARMKDLFVESASLKATCTWLTSTLIDELRQTCGGHGYSSYNGFGKAYNDWVVQCTWEGDNNVLCLTSGKSLLKKFAGIVRGKKVTICDTSMDYLRMDYIQKVVMGGTKKVSNLSTLPDYYQIWSVILVKYLKRCAETVRDNNDPESVSKLLVSIAKFHAFYSMLQEFHRKLASDQSHVGDAATKEVLWKVYKLSSLYFIDKFSGEFQQLKVMSPDQMTNVQEQMLAILPEIKTHAIRLTDAFHLPDAVINSSIGNYDGDIYHNYFNDVTRVAAKDKAPGVPPYADMLVNFLARGDQFDNLNISETSFKNLGK; encoded by the coding sequence ATGACAAAGGCATCAGTGGTGGACCAGTCCGCGCCGGCGTACGCGCCCaagcggctgctggcagaggcgcgcgcggcgtcgaAGGTGAACATCGAGCAGGTCTTCGCGTTTCTGGAAGGCTCGCCGGAGAAGGCGGCGCTGACGAACGAGCTACTGGCGGAGTTTGCAGCCGACCCTGCGATCACGCAGGGCCCGGAGTACTACGACCTCACAAAGGCCGAGCAGCGGGAGCAGACGGTGAAGAAGATCGCGCGGCTGGCGCTGTACTTGGAGAATGACATTAAGCTGGCACGCAAGCAGCACCACAAGGACGTGGTGCGGGACCTGCAGTCGCCGGACGCGCCGATGGTGACTATGAGCGACATGGAACGCTTCGAGAAGCGCTCAACGCTGGTGGCGCTGATCGACCCGCAGCTGGCAACGCGGCTGGGCGTGAACCTGAGCTTGTTCGGTAATGCCGTGCGGGGTAACGGCACGGACGAACAGATCAAGTATTGGCTGCAGGAGCGCGGGCTCATCTTCGTGAAGGGCATCTATGGCTGCTTCGCGATGACAGAGCTAGGCCATGGGTCCAACGTGGCGAACCTGCAGACACGCGCTACGTACGACCCTGCGAGCGACTCGTTTGTGATTCAGACGCCCGACCTTGTCGCGACGAAGTGGTGGATCGGCGGTGCTGCGCACAGCGCGACGCACTCGACCGTGTACGCCCGTCTGATCGTGGAGGGCAAGGACTACGGCGTGAAGGTCTTCGTGGTGCCTCTGCGCAACCCCAAGACCATGGAGTTGCTGGCCGGGATTTCCATCGGCGACATCGGCTCCAAGATGGGCCGCGACGGTATCGACAACGGCTGGATCCAGTTTAACAATGTGCGTATTCCCCGTGAGTACATGCTGAGCCGGTTTACGAAGGTGATCCCCGGCAACCCGCCAAAGGTTGAGATGGAGCCTCTGTTGGACTCCATCTCCGGCTACGCCGCGTTGCTGTCCGGACGTGTGAGCATGGTATTGGACTCCTACCGCTTTGGCGCACGCTTCTCCACCATCGCCACGCGGTATGCCTTTGGCAGACAGCAGTTTGGTGACCCAACCAATGAGACCCAGCTAATAGAGTACCCATTGCACCAGTTCCGTGTTCTCCCTCAGCTTGCCATAATATACATGATGGCGCCGGGCGCGATGAAGTTGATGGACACATACAACAGCTGTTTGGGTGAGTTGTACGGTGCTGGCGATGACAAGAAGAAGTTGACTACTGTTAGCGCCAGAATGAAGGACTTGTTTGTGGAGTCTGCCAGTTTGAAGGCCACCTGCACTTGGTTGACTTCGACGTTGATCGACGAGTTGAGACAGACCTGCGGTGGCCACGGGTACTCCAGCTACAACGGTTTCGGAAAGGCATACAACGACTGGGTCGTTCAGTGCACTTGGGAAGGTGACAACAACGTTCTGTGTTTGACCTCTGGTAAGTCGCTGCTCAAGAAGTTCGCTGGTATTGTTCGTGGCAAGAAGGTGACTATCTGTGACACCTCCATGGACTACCTCCGCATGGACTACATCCAGAAGGTGGTTATGGGCGGCACCAAAAAGGTGAGCAACTTATCCACACTTCCAGACTACTACCAGATCTGGTCGGTTATCTTGGTGAAGTACTTGAAGCGCTGCGCCGAGACTGTCCGTGACAACAACGACCCAGAATCTGTGTCCAAGCTGCTCGTGAGTATCGCCAAGTTCCACGCATTCTACTCTATGCTCCAGGAGTTCCACCGCAAGTTGGCCTCTGACCAGAGCCACGTGGGCGACGCCGCAACCAAGGAGGTCTTGTGGAAGGTCTACAAGCTCTCCTCGCTCTACTTCATCGACAAGTTCAGCGGCGAGTTCCAGCAGTTGAAGGTCATGTCCCCAGACCAGATGACGAACGTGCAGGAGCAGATGTTGGCTATCCTGCCTGAGATCAAGACACACGCCATCCGTCTAACTGACGCCTTCCACCTCCCTGACGCCGTGATCAACTCATCTATCGGCAACTACGACGGCGACATCTACCACAACTACTTCAACGATGTCACCCGTGTTGCCGCCAAGGACAAGGCTCCAGGTGTGCCCCCATACGCGGACATGCTTGTCAACTTCTTGGCTCGTGGCGACCAGTTCGACAATTTGAACATCAGCGAGACCTCCTTCAAGAACCTTGGCAAGTAG
- the CHO1 gene encoding CDP-diacylglycerol-serine O-phosphatidyltransferase (Syntenic homolog of Saccharomyces cerevisiae YER026C (CHO1)), whose translation MTQRRPAVTRSRSQPPAASSDTSVLMSDTEGEETFDSQLRPTSRRTSSIFSLDTSPLDPPNETDIQKFTSNAFHFGMIRNLHLADYITMMNGFCGFYSIVSCLRFTLTGAPHYVQRAHFFILLGTLFDFFDGRVARLRNRASLMGQELDSLADLVSFGVAPATVAFAIGFQSTVDVLVLSFFVLCGLARLARFNVTVAQMPKDITGKSKYFEGLPMPTSLLLVGCMAYLVNEELMGEHLPLGVYGVGEWFEFHPVVLAFFIHGCGMISKSLRIPKP comes from the coding sequence ATGACACAGAGAAGACCAGCAGTGACGCGCAGTCGTTCTCAGCCCCCCGCAGCAAGCTCAGATACCAGCGTGTTAATGTCAGACACTGAGGGCGAAGAAACATTCGACTCGCAATTGCGCCCCACGAGCCGGCGTACCTCTAGCATATTCTCGCTAGACACGTCGCCGCTGGACCCGCCGAATGAGACGGATATTCAGAAGTTCACCAGTAACGCATTCCACTTTGGAATGATCCGCAACCTGCACCTGGCGGACTATATAACGATGATGAACGGGTTCTGTGGTTTTTACTCGATCGTGAGTTGTCTCCGGTTCACGTTGACGGGAGCACCACACTACGTGCAGCGCGCACACTTCTTCATTCTACTTGGGACGCTATTTGACTTTTTTGACGGGCGCGTGGCACGGCTGCGTAACCGCGCATCGTTGATGGGCCAGGAGTTGGATTCCTTGGCAGACCTAGTGTCCTTTGGCGTGGCGCCCGCCACGGTAGCGTTTGCCATTGGCTTCCAGAGCACGGTCGACGTTCTGGTGCTTTCGTTCTTTGTGCTCTGTGGGCTTGCTCGGCTTGCGCGCTTCAATGTGACCGTGGCACAGATGCCGAAGGATATTACAGGCAAGTCGAAGTACTTCGAGGGCCTCCCAATGCCCACCTCCCTTTTACTGGTGGGTTGCATGGCATATTTGGTAAACGAAGAACTAATGGGAGAGCACCTACCGCTTGGCGTCTATGGAGTAGGCGAATGGTTCGAGTTCCACCCGGTTGTCTTAGCATTCTTTATCCACGGCTGCGGGATGATTTCGAAGAGTTTGAGGATCCCGAAGCCATAG